A genomic region of Fusarium falciforme chromosome 4, complete sequence contains the following coding sequences:
- a CDS encoding PX domain-containing protein, whose amino-acid sequence MAAEAGDKPAAVDGAAPEATPNSTVELPVRTTKRDATPPPGQSLTGKQEHYLKRELISEQVKWEINELNSTTALQRFGAPFRSDHGEVSPQESELPILRYIFVHHVRDFPFLDKAREKEFWQDKLQVFLESFAGKSISSSEDRLEETKRRKLAIKARKLVELMMVSGIGTSSGFEERIRFSEIEIVDSNAIETGVMHTLPEGNYINGWDVNVAGVRVTQVKHTIRKHKHAEFILRVKKKGELEYYVGRRYSDFAKLHRRLRNELPGRVLPDMPKKNKSDTTTTALTSVFSNGNDSDASSISSVSTRVTGLALTPDGSSSMLSPGHRRAGSAASFRSSRSRGLNSPKIPSPRASTEGGRLSPGVVPSPDKETTVVLWRENQRISLRAFIRSLLHNPQVANTNAMQEFLTGEPITPTDEDVEDIIRRKAVDEKRMEEQKQFYEIARKRAAELDEYMEQFRRDIVERNGLTMLFKEIKEKETIPDLSIQYRKFAEWLRIEIAAVIYHLFLAEDNSPELFAQAKRIHSLIPYSLMKNVIRIANPAAVMSGVLDIFLAQPFGTRSLMQRIFSLTLNDGIRSFQKSIDILSTKIGDPVFSDKLYKYTHSEEHIKLAIREEAEADDVDLIVAILRSDLIEPGLTGEQIQRLYNAYVAFNNAIENIDEELRQGAELFSYLKQYLKLCTRQRDKEMMLQLIEEPVTLQLFRDLFTIFYEPLVRVYKSANVYNSVTDFAVFIDDMIQVVDKCREQDASADPNQTVQAFIDLCQRHEHNFYKFVHEVHTHDNGLFTQLMGWIEGILEFLRKGPKNGTLNVNALFEGGVSTGLLDKTKAIEEINALIAWQEARKKWHNDKTRQKMAAEGHVGSDMMPTGISFNSSDFGLDSDDLEDMAYDDGSDSELEAEQEDEMDPIEAERRRRAKRQDRLRRSAGEPVKPPVGEVHKLTENFLVMLRDVLAD is encoded by the exons ATGGCTGCTGAGGCCGGAGACAAGCCCGCGGCCGTCGATGGCGCTGCCCCCGAGGCGACACCAAATTCCACAGTCGAACTGCCCGTCCGAACGACGAAACGAGATGCTACGCCGCCGCCAGGCCAGTCGCTCACCGGAAAGCAGGAGCACT ACCTCAAGCGAGAGCTCATCTCTGAGCAGGTAAAATGGGAGATTAACGAGCTCAACTCCACGACGGCCCTCCAGCGCTTCGGCGCGCCTTTCCGCTCCGACCACGGCGAGGTCTCACCTCAAGAGTCTGAGCTGCCTATTCTGCGATACATCTTTGTCCATCATGTTCGCGACTTTCCTTTCCTAGACAAGGCGCGCGAGAAGGAATTCTGGCAAGACAAGCTCCAGGTG TTCCTCGAGTCCTTTGCAGGCAagtcaatctcatcctctgAGGATCGCCTGGAGGAGACGAAACGCCGAAAGCTCGCCATCAAGGCTAGAAAACTTGTTGAGTTGATGATGGTATCCGGAATCGGAACATCGTCTGGTTTTGAAGAGCGCATTCGATTTTCAGAGATTGAGATCGTGGATAGCAATGCTATCGAAACTGGGGTGATGCACACCCTGCCCGAGGGCAACTATATCAACGGCTGGGATGTCAACGTTGCCGGTGTGCGCGTCACTCAGGTTAAGCATACGATTCGAAAGCATAAGCACGCCGAGTTCATCCTGAGGGTCAAAAAGAAGGGAGAGTTGGAATACTACGTTGGCCGGAGGTACAGCGACTTTGCAAAGCTTCATAGGCGACTGCGCAATGAACTCCCTGGTCGAGTACTGCCGGATATGCCTAAGAAGAATAAGTCTGACACGACAACGACCGCCCTTACGTCTGTATTCAGCAATGGGAACGACTCGgatgcctcctccatctcttctGTATCAACCCGGGTAACTGGTCTTGCCCTCACTCCCGACGGCTCATCATCAATGCTGTCACCCG GTCATCGCAGGGCCGGTTCAGCGGCTTCTTTCCGATCAAGCCGCTCAAGGGGACTCAATTCGCCCAAAATTCCTTCGCCGCGAGCATCTACCGAGGGAGGAAGACTAAGTCCAGGTGTTGTTCCAAGCCCTGACAAAGAG ACTACTGTCGTTCTCTGGCGCGAGAACCAGCGTATCTCACTCCGGGCCTTCATTCGATCTCTCCTACACAACCCCCAGGTCGCCAATACAAACGCCATGCAGGAATTCTTGACTGGTGAACCTATCACCCCGACAGATGAAGATGTAGAGGACATTATCCGGAGAAAGGCTGTCGACGAGAAGCGCATGGAAGAACAGAAGCAATTCTACGAGATTGCCCGGAAACGAGCTGCTGAGCTTGATGAGTACATGGAACA GTTCCGCCGAGACATTGTTGAACGCAATGGGCTCACAATGCTCttcaaggagatcaaggaaaaggaaaCGATCCCGGACCTCAGTATTCAGTATCGAAAGTTTGCCGAGTGGCTTCGTATTGAGATTGCCGCCGTCATCTATCACCTTTTCCTTGCCGAGGACAACTCTCCCGAGCTTTTTGCACAGGCGAAGCGTATTCACTCTCTCATCCCGTACTCACTCATGAAAAATGTGATTCGAATCGCCAACCCAGCGGCCGTCATGTCGGGTGTTCTCGACATCTTCCTGGCTCAACCCTTTGGCACACGGTCGTTGATGCAGAGAATCTTCTCTCTGACTCTGAATGATGGTATCAGGAGCTTCCAGAAATCAATCGATATCCTGAGTACTAAGATCGGTGACCCGGTCTTCTCAGACAAGCTCTACAAGTACACACACTCAGAAGAGCACATCAAGCTGGCTATTcgcgaggaggccgaggcggaTGACGTGGACCTGATTGTGGCAATCTTGAGATCAGACCTCATCGAGCCAGGGCTGACAGGAGAGCAAATCCAGAGGCTCTACAATGCCTACGTCGCATTCAACAATGCCATCGAAAACATTGATGAAGAGTTGCGCCAGGGAGCCGAGCTGTTTTCGTACTTGAAGCAGTACCTGAAGCTCTGTACTCGACAGCGGGACAAGGAGATGATGCTCCAGTTGATCGAAGAGCCTGTGACACTGCAGCTCTTCCGTGATCTCTTTACGATCTTCTACGAACCTCTTGTGCGAGTCTACAAGTCGGCAAACGTCTACAACAGTGTCACAGACTTTGCTGTGTTTATCGATGACATGATTCAG GTTGTCGACAAGTGCAGAGAGCAAGACGCTTCTGCCGATCCCAACCAAACTGTTCAAGCATTCATCGATCTCTGTCAGAGACATGAGCATAACTTTTACAAGTTTGTTCATGAAGTTCACACACATGACAATGGCCTCTTTACCCAACTCATGGGCTGGATCGAGGGCATTCTTGAGTTCCTGCGAAAGGGTCCAAAGAACGGAACTCTCAACGTCAACGCATTATTCGAGGGCGGCGTTAGCACGGGACTGCtagacaagaccaaggcaaTCGAGGAGATCAATGCACTCATCGCATGGCAAGAAGCACGAAAGAAGTGGCACAACGACAAGACGCGGCAGAAGATGGCGGCAGAGGGACATGTGGGAAGTGACATGATGCCCACTGGAATTTCCTTTAACTCATCAGACTTTGGGCTTGATAGTGACGACCTTGAAGACATGGCATACGACGATGGGTCTGATTCGGAGCTAGAAGCGGAGCaagaggatgagatggaccCTATCGAAGCTGAGAGACGACGCAGAGCCAAGCGACAGGATCGCTTACGGCGAAGTGCAGGAGAGCCAGTGAAACCTCCAGTCGGCGAGGTTCACAAGCTGACGGAGAATTTCCTGGTCATGCTGCGGGACGTTTTGGCGGATTAG
- a CDS encoding RRNA-processing protein encodes MSDTASPVPEPAPQAEKPLGMRKNGKQWHAPKKAFRPTAGLKSYEKRSQERALLAQIKAKEKEMKDEKEQLRQERIQAIKAKREKKEEKERYEKMAEKMHRKRVERLKRKEKRNKLINS; translated from the exons ATGTCCGATACAGCTAGCCCAGTGCCAGAGCCGGCGCCTCAGGCTGAGAAGCCTTTGGGAATGCGCAAGAATG GCAAGCAATGGCATGCTCCAAAGAAGGCCTTCCGACCCACAGCCGGCCTCAAGTCTTATGAGAAACGGTCGCAAGAGCGCGCTCTGTTGGCGCAGATAAAGGCgaaggaaaaggagatgaaggatgagaaggagCAGTTGCGACAG GAAAGGATACAAGctatcaaggccaagcgagaaaagaaggaagaaaaggagcGATACGAGAAGATGGCTGAGAAGATGCACCGGAAACGAGTCGAACGACTGAAGCGTAAGGAGAAGCGAAACAAGCTGATCAACTCGTAA